The Salegentibacter sp. Hel_I_6 region TATTAATATCCTAAAAGGATAATTATTGTAGATTAAGTTAGATGTGAAAGGTAGTTTGAAAGCTCTCTATAAATCCCAATTTTTTTAGGATAAGGAGTTTTCAAATTGCCTTTTTTTAATTAAAATACAATACCTCCGAAGTTCGGCTATCGTCAGGATGTATGGTTACAATAAATAAACTTCCATAAACGCTTTCATCAAGATCTTCATATTTTTCCTTGCCTAAAATATAATTAACCCATTCTGGGTTGAGATTGCTGTGACCTACTACTAGAACTGTTTTATTCTTTGTTTCTTCCTGAAAATCTTTATCGTTTAATTTTTCGGTGTTAAAAATTCTTATCTCCTTATTTTTTGCCTCTGCAATAGGTTTGGCTGTATTCAAGGTGCGCTTATAATCTGAACTATAGATAAGATCAAAATCGATATCCTTAAATGTTTTTGCCCAGTTTTCGGCACGTTTCAAACCAGCTTCAGTAAGGTTAGGATCTTTATTTGTAGAATCTGTAGTATCTTTTTCAGTATGGCGTATAAAATAGTAAGTTGTAATTTCTTCTGAAGGTTGTTTGGCGTTTTCAATAATTTCTTCAGGTTCCCTATCCCCAAAATTACACGCGGTTAAAAAAATAAGACTGAATATTAAATGGTAGCGCTTCATAATTTACTTTATTTCTAATTCTAAAAGGATAAACTGGGTTATTTGATCACTAAAACTACTAAAATTATCGTCTGAAACCAGGATTAATGATTTTTTTCCGTTAGGTAATTGTGGGCCAAAAGTCATTCCCTCAATATTATCTATAGTTTCCTCGGTAAGAAAATTTTTAATGGTTTTAAAATCGAAAACCAGAGTTTTTTCTGCAGCCTGGTAATCAGATTTTTTGAGGTTTTCCATTTCTAAAGTATTGGTAGCTTTTGAAGCATCTACCTCGAAGATCTTCACTGTATTTCCGTTAGAACCATAACCAGCCGAAAATGCGCGTTCTAAAACCAGGAATTTAT contains the following coding sequences:
- a CDS encoding phosphoglycerate mutase family protein, whose protein sequence is MKRYHLIFSLIFLTACNFGDREPEEIIENAKQPSEEITTYYFIRHTEKDTTDSTNKDPNLTEAGLKRAENWAKTFKDIDFDLIYSSDYKRTLNTAKPIAEAKNKEIRIFNTEKLNDKDFQEETKNKTVLVVGHSNLNPEWVNYILGKEKYEDLDESVYGSLFIVTIHPDDSRTSEVLYFN